Within the Agromyces atrinae genome, the region GTCGTGCGCCGTGACTGCGCGGATGCCGGGAACCTTGTTCGCGGCGATCGCCACGCCGAGACCGGTGCCGCAGACGAGGAGCGCACGGTCGGCGACGCCGTCCCGCACCTTCTCGGCGGCAGCGATCGCGATGCTCGGGTAGGCCCTGTGCGAGTCGTGATCGACGCCGACGTCGATGACCTCCGACACGCGCGGGTCCTTCTCGAGGTCGGCCTTCAGCACCTCTTTGTAATCGAATCCTGCGTCATCGCTTCCGATGACCACTCGCCATTCCCGAGTCATGATTCCTCCTTCTGAGCGGTCGTGTGGTTCAAGACGGATGCGGCGGCGTGCATGGCGAGGGCCAGCGAGATCGCGCCGGGGTCGGGCGTGCCGAGGCTCTTCTCCATGTGCGGTCGGGCGCGGCCCATCCGTGGGAGCAGATCGGCCGTGGCCGCGG harbors:
- a CDS encoding ribose-5-phosphate isomerase yields the protein MTREWRVVIGSDDAGFDYKEVLKADLEKDPRVSEVIDVGVDHDSHRAYPSIAIAAAEKVRDGVADRALLVCGTGLGVAIAANKVPGIRAVTAHDSFSVERSVLSNNAQVLTFGQRVVGIELARRLAREWLGYEFDESSASAEKVAVLSQYEQTGTCE